AAAGTTCGTTCTACTTATTCATGATTTAAGTGACTTGCCTTACAAAGTAATCTCTTACATTTGTTGATAACTTGCGATTTTTTTCAACAAATCTTTCAGGCTCTCTATTGAGGCAGATATGGTTGAGTGGCTCCTCTCTTTGCCATGATCTGGAATCATAAGAGATGTTCCCTATTAATTGTAAGTAGTTATCTGCCCTCTGTTTCAGATAGACTTACTTTGTTGATTACACACCACACACGACATCTCATAAAAGAAGACCACAAACCACTATCACTAGTTTCAGGCCAGAGCCCAAAACCTAAAGCTCCCAGTTACTAATTTAATTTTCACCCCCACACTAGTTTAATTTTTCTTTAATAAATCCGAATAAAGACAATTTTATCTAGTCAAGTTTCATGAATGAATATAAGAAGATCAGAGTGGTTGTGGTTGTGGTTGGTTTAAGCTCATAAATATCATGTGTGCATTTTGATACCTTCTGACTTTTTAATGTAAGGTTTGCCAAATAAAAAGCCAAGCTAGTGACCTTTTATGGCTCTGTATGAGTCTGTCTTTAACTAGAAATAGCTTTTTCTTACTTGCAAACTTGCTTCTTCTTTTAAAAATGGAGGAGCTTTCCCTTAAAAGTAAGTGGTAATTAAAAAAAAGTAATGTAATGCATAAAATgcatttgatttcaatttttcaatGACTCATCCAATTTATGAGCCCTCACGGAGTAATGTAATGCATAAAATgcatttgatttcaatttttcaatGACTCGTCCAATTTATGAGCCCTAACGGATGATTTTTCTAGATAGGTTCTTAAGCCCCTCACTGGGTCCAGGAAAAATGCTCCAAATCAAGATTAAATTAAATATACTTGAATTAGACCTTTTAACAAGTGCACTTATTTAGTTTGACTGAAAAAAATAAGTAATTTAACGTGAAGCAGCATGACTATCAGAAGGTACATCATATTGACAAGAAATCAAGTTAGCCCGAAAAATGTAAAGCATAATTCTAAAGGAAAAATACAAGGATGTATACACTGATTATGTGAAGGCTTGAAACGTTCTGCTTAAGATGAAGTCGAGAAACGTAAGCTCACACTAGAAAAATTCTATCTACTACGTCCAAGTGAATTTCCTTACGAAGTAATCTCTTGCATTTGTTGGTAACTTGTGATTTTTTTGAACAAATCTTTCAGGCTCTCTATTGAGGCAGAGATGGTTGAGTTGCTCCTCGCCTTGCCATGATCTGGAATTATAAGAGATGTTCCTCATTAATTGTAAGTGGTGATCTGCCCTCTGTTTCAGCTAGATTTACTTTGTTTAATTTCTATGTTACAAAGGCTTTCTGGACCTTACTTTGTTCAAACATAAACACCCCATATCTATGGttagaaagagaaaaataaacaaCACGAATAAGCTAGTGGGAATATCTACAAAGAGGGCTAGTAACACGTTTGTAATCGAACCACTCGTTTACCTGAATCACCTCCTCATGCATCATCTTTGTAGTTGCAACAACCACTATCACTAGTTTTAGAACCTACATAAAACAGACTAATATCACACTTTGTTCCAAACCAagtgatgaattactgattaCTAATTATATTGCTGTAGCGGCTGCTCTTAAAAAGGCTGACATTGGTATTGCTGTAGCGGATTCGACTGATGCAGCTCGTAGTGCTTCTGACATTGTACTAACCGAGCCTGGTCTTAGTGTTATTATTAGTGCCGTGTTGACAAGTCGAGCTATTTTCCAAAGAATGAAAAACTACACGGTAATATCTGGTTCTTAATATTAGGTGACGCAGGTGAAATCACTTCTAATATAGCCAAATAGCAGCTCAACTCGTGTTAAGTTTGTAAACTTTTATTGTTTTGTGTTTCTACAGATTTACGCTGTTTCTATCACCATTCGTGTTGTGGTAAGTAACTAGTTCTTTCTGTGCAGAACATTTCTTTTAATTTGAGGGGCTGTAGTTAATATCAGTAAGTTAAGAGGTTCTAATCACCTCACACTTGATTTTATTGTGATAGCTTGGTTTCATGCTACTAGCTCTCATTTGGCAGTTCGACTTTCCTCCTTTCATGGTGCTGATTATTGCCATACTTAATGATGGTTTGTGTTCACTTCTCCAAGATTGCATATTTTCATTTGGTTGAGCCAGGCTAGATacatgttttcttttctaacttATCAGTATATCAGGTACCATAATGACGATATCAAAAGATAGAGTAAAACCTTCTCCTCTACCTGACAGCTGGAAGCTGGCTGAGATCTTTGCCACTGGAGTAATTCTCGGTACTTACATGGCGATAGTGACAGTTATCTTCTTCTGGGCAGCATATAAAACCGATTTCTTTCCAGTAAGTAGAATCTGAAATCGCTAACATTTTTTAAAGTGTTGTATATTCAAACTTACTTATATTATCGAGCATAGCAACGAAACTGTTAGCTTAGTGAATTTAAGTTATTTAATGTGATTTTTTACCTTTTACTCAAAATTGTTAGCTTTTAACACTTGCTTCTGCATTCTTAATTGTAGCGTACATTTGGGGTTCACAGCCTTAAGCAAACAGAAAGAGATGACATCAAGATGCTTGCCTCAGCGGTATACCTGCAAGTTAGCACTATTAGCCAGGCCCTTATCTTTGTGACACGGTCACGTAGTTGGTCTTTTGTCGAGCGTCCTGGGATTTTGCTTGTGGCAGCTTTCTTGGTTGCTCAGCTGGTGAGGATTCTTCCTTTCTTATATTCAAATTTGAATGAATGAAGGAAAACAGGGGAAAAAAGAATGAAAGTCTCGTTCAAGTCTTTATGTTTTCATGATTTTGCAGATTGCTACGGTAATTGCAGTACATGCAAACTGGGCTTTCGCTGCGATAGAAGGCATCGGATGGGGCTGGGCTGGTGTGATTTGGCTGTATAACATCGTCTTCTACTTCCCTCTTGATATTCTGAAGTTCATGATCCGTTACGCTATCAGCGGGAGGGCCTGGGATCTTGTTATTGAGAAAAAGGTACGAATGCAATTGGTTTTGCAGTTTCTTGCTGATCCGTTCTATTATCTGATGTAATTGGTTCTTTCTGTGGTTGATGGATTTCTCGCTTTTCGCAGGTTGCATTCACGAGGCAGAAGGATTTTGGCAAAGAACCACGAGAGCTCCAATGGGCTACTGCACAGAGGACACTTCATGGCCTTCACCCACCTGATACCAAAATGTTCCATGGTTATGGTGATATGGCTGAAGAAGCCAGAAGAAGAGCTCAAATCACAAGGTATGTTGTCCATAATAACAAAAAACAAGATATTATCATGGAAAGAAATGGCAGTTATTAATGATGTGTGTTAATGCAGGTTAAGAGAACTCCATACACTGAAGGGTCACGTAGAATCAGTGGTAAGGAGGAAGGGACTCGACATCGACACAATTCAACAAGCATATACAGTCTGAGCTCTTCCACAACCGTTGTACTAAAACATCGTAAAATTATACTTTTGTTGTAATACACACATTTGAACCCTCTATACAGTGTTGTTATCTTTTAGCTTGTTAATACTATATTTTGTGAGTGCTCTATACTACACATATCGGACCAGCGAACCATATACCCACAACCTGATTACCTAGAAACTTTGAAGAGCTGATAGATGTCAATCTACACGTCCATAATATTTAAGAAGAGGAAAAATCATGACAAGTTGTGCCGGGCAGGAAGATCAGGGTCTCCGAAAAGAGGTTAAATCAAAGTTATAGGTGGAAAAGCCTCCTTATGTTTCCTTCTATAGATAGTCTCCTCTTTCTTTTAAACTTCTTTCACTTgcattcatttctcatccatctGAACTTAGACCATCTATATCTTAATGCATTCTGTCTCTCTAAATGTAATTACTTCTCTTTGACATACTTTGATTTCTTTCACTTTACTCCGTGACAGTGGCCTTTTACTCTCTTTGTTTCCAAGAATCCAAAGTCGCTAATTTTTTTCTTGCATAAGTCAGTATAACCTTGTTGGAATGAATACCAACCCTTCACCATCGATTGGTGCTCGTTGCATCTACCCGGGATTTGCATCATCATCCCCCAATTCCTTTTCAGTTTTAAATGCTAACTGCGAAAAAAAATTCGTTAGGCTACATCATTTATGATAAATCtaattttatactccctccgttttcaAAATTAAACGAGATATTATCACTTTTTCAGTTTTGCCTAATTTTAGGTCTCCGTTGTGGCGAAGGCAAAACTTAA
The sequence above is a segment of the Papaver somniferum cultivar HN1 unplaced genomic scaffold, ASM357369v1 unplaced-scaffold_125, whole genome shotgun sequence genome. Coding sequences within it:
- the LOC113331245 gene encoding plasma membrane ATPase 2-like codes for the protein MFLINSAALKKADIGIAVADSTDAARSASDIVLTEPGLSVIISAVLTSRAIFQRMKNYTIYAVSITIRVVLGFMLLALIWQFDFPPFMVLIIAILNDGTIMTISKDRVKPSPLPDSWKLAEIFATGVILGTYMAIVTVIFFWAAYKTDFFPRTFGVHSLKQTERDDIKMLASAVYLQVSTISQALIFVTRSRSWSFVERPGILLVAAFLVAQLIATVIAVHANWAFAAIEGIGWGWAGVIWLYNIVFYFPLDILKFMIRYAISGRAWDLVIEKKVAFTRQKDFGKEPRELQWATAQRTLHGLHPPDTKMFHGYGDMAEEARRRAQITRLRELHTLKGHVESVVRRKGLDIDTIQQAYTV